The region TTTGAAGGCCTACGCATCCTCACAAGTAGCAGCTGTTGACTGATCTGTATCAGACGACAGCTCCACGAGCTGCCACTACCTCCGCCGTCCTCGCCAGTGGACGCAGATCATCCAGGTTGAAGCTCTTCAGGTAACCAGTCTAGCCCACAACCACACAGCAGCCTGTGGACCAGATTCACGGCCGAACCTGAGGAAACAACCACCATGAGCACTACGCACCAACGCCAAAAATGCACCTATGGAGCAGTGGCCCTAGCATGGATGTGCTCTCAGGTTGGATGCATCGAAGGAAGTCACAGCACAAGACGCAGAAGAGCAATATATGTGCATGCTCCAGTGGTTCTGTCAACGAAGATGACTGCGTCACGAGCGCCCATGGTGCCAACCTAGTTATCCCAAGCCATGCTTCCGTCAGATACGTGGAGCGCCGGAGCCGCCGCTGCAGCATCAACCTTCACAGCCGCCAGCCGCCATCTGCATCTCGTCGAACACGTTGCCCAAAGATCCACGGGAAcggaaccccgccgccgccgtcagcctCCCGGGCAAGGCCCGATGACGccgaccggcggcggcgaggggaaggcGCACAGGGACGACGCCGGAAAAAGCGGATCGAGCGCCGCCCGAGTCGCCCAGGCGGACGACGCGGGGGCAGTTTTCCTTCTTATTTTCTTTTAGGGAGTCAGAAGATGGTATATTTAGAGAATATTTTTTTTTTACGGATTGATTATACGGCCTCTGTTAGACTGCAGCTAAAATCGACCCTCATAATGCGTTTTATTTTTATCCTTAAAACACTAATACGGGTCGCAGTTTTAAGGGTCTGATGCTCTACCAGCCGCATTCACGTGAATTTTAACGTGGCCGAGTGCTGAACTTCGCCCGCTGAACTTCCATACGCGCTGGAACCCAACCCAGTGCTGCTTTGGAGCTCCTGTATGAACCTATTCTGGGCTGTTGTCTTTTTTTTTAAGTGAATATTCTGGGATGTTGTCGTGCAAGGGCCGCGCAAGTAACCTGTTCTTTCAGCCGGGCCGTAGCAACGGCCCGCTTAAAGGCGGGACACAGGAGACGGAAAGCCCACAAAGGTCTTGTTTTATGGCCCACGGCCATTCTAGGCTACCACCACCATCATTCGCCGCCGGGAACCCTCCGCTCACCGCCGTCCCCGTCTCACTGCCGACTGCTCAGCTTACAAACCACGCTAACCTCTTCCTAAATCTTCGGGCAACTCCAAATTTCGAAAGCCCCCGTCGCTGCTGCCTCGCCGCGGCGCAAAATCATCCGCCCACTCCTGTGACGGCCCCCTCCCAACTTCCTCCCCAGAACCCTAGGCcccggccgccaccgccggccATGGCGGCACCCCGCGAGCTGGACCTCTCCGACGAGGTCGAGGGCGAGATGGACGGCACCACCGACTTCGTATTCCGCCTCGTCGGCGACCCCATCCCCGTCCTACCCCCCGCCTCCGCCCCGCTCCCCCTCTTCGACCTCCAGTCCCCTCCCGCGCACCCGCTCGCCGTCTCCGACCGCCACGCCGCCGTCTTCCTCGCCCACCCCAACGGTAAGCGGCCCCGAATCACCGACCAGCCAAGCGCCCGCCTCTGCATTCCTGTCGGCCTCACCGCCTAGGGTTTCCCGCTCTCTGCTTCCAGGGTTTATCGCCGCGAGGACGAAGGCGTTGATCGAGGCCAGCAAGGAGGCCAGGGAGAAGGGCAAGGCGAGCACCCGCTGCGCCCAGGACTGCTGCGTCACCAACGTGCCCCTCCCAGGCGTCACTCTCCTAGCGCTCTCCCGCGACCAGTCCGTGCTAGCTGCCTGCACGGGCAGTGAGATCCAGTTCTTCTCGGCTACTTCCTTGCTCACTGATAAGGTTGGACCATCTGTTCCAGTTCCCCACAAAATCGTGTGAACAATGCAATGTCAGTCCAGGGCAGCGTAACAGGACAATGCCACAATAGAATATTAGAATGGGATTATCTGTTCTGTTGCAGTGCATTTTTTCACAGCATGTTCGGAGTTTGATATTTGTGTAAGAACAAGCTGCTAGTAATGAGTAATGAGCTAATGGCATTGATGGTGTTTATCAGTTTTTTAATGCTTTGGCGATTCCTGGCAATGACCAGTTTTACTGGTTGAGTGCTTGTTGATCCTGGTGCTGGATATGGTCTGGGTTGCTGTATAATAAATCGTAGTTTTACTGTTTTCAACAGTAGCTGCCTTTTCCAAGATTACCGTTGTCTAATAATTTTGCTCTACAGGATATCAAGCCGTCATCATCATGTAGCATGGGACGATCTGGCACTGTCAAAGATTTCAAATGGCTAGATAATGCCTATATTGTACTCTCGAATTGTGGATTGCTATCTCATGGGAGTTTGGGGCAAGGCCTGAAGGATATAATGGAAAATGTTGATGCTGGTTTGTCTCTTCTCCTACCCTTTTCCTGGGTTAACATTCTTCTACTTATGTAACTTCTACCATATGACCAGAAATCATGCTCTAGGATACCTGTCAGTTGGTTTGTTAGAAAAGCAAGTGGGTAGCTTTTAATAATCCACTGATTTTGACATATGAGTGCTTATATCATAGAGCATGTCAATTGTTCGACTGCTACTTTGTTACTGCTACATTATTGAGGATCAATACAACAAGAAATAAATGTAATAGTGCTATAANNNNNNNNNNNNNNNNNNNNNNNNNNNNNNNNNNNNNNNNNNNNNNNNNNNNNNNNNNNNNNNNNNNNNNNNNNNNNNNNNNNNNNNNNNNNNNNNNNNNNNNNNNNNNNNNNNNNNNNNNNNNNNNNNNNNNNNNNNNNNNNNNNNNNNNNNNNNNNNNNNNNNNNNNNNNNNNNNNNNNNNNNNNNNNNNNNNNNNNNNNNNNNNNNNNNNNNNNNNNNNNNNNNNNNNNNNNNNNNNNNNNNNNNNNNNNNNNNNNNNNNNNNNNNNNNNNNNNNNNNNNNNNNNNNNNNNNNNNNNNNNNNNNATTATTCTTTGTAACGCTTAGGCTTTACAAAATCAACCTGATTAGTATTGTTAGAGGGCTGTATGACAATAATGCTGGTACAGAATGTAGTATGTGTCTTGGGTGCAGCGCAGCATCCATCTTCAGGCACCGGCTCACTTTTGGGGCTGATATGTGTTGTCCTTCAGGACTTGCTAAGGCATTTCTTTTTGTGTTGTAATTGAAGTTACTCATCATTGTCTTGGTTGTGCTGAAGTTTGCTATCTTTCTGAAATATATGTAGTTGACTGTTGCAAGGACGGGAACCATATTGCTGTGGCAAGAAAGAATTCACTCAGGATATTATCGCCAGATTTGAAGGAAACATGTTGCATGGCCCTCTTGTTTCAGTTGTGGCCTGATAGTGATTCAGAGGGCACTGACATCAAAGGTAATGAGTCTCCATTTTGGTTTCGGTATATGTCTCAGGTATATATTGAATTGTTGGGTTGCTccaattttcttgctgttattttctGTATACACAGTCACCCCTTCCCCAGTTCTGTAAGGATATGCAGTTATGCCTGATGGCCTCGTGGCTGATTGCGGCACTAACATAATGCAGTTTCATAAATATGATTATATTGCTACCCTGAGAGTTAGCTTGTTTGGTCGTCGACTCACGATATATTCTTTTCCTTATAAATTGATTTTTAATCTGTAGTAGATCGTGCTAGTAAGCATGGTTCTTTTTAGGTGCAAAATGAGCGAGCAACACACAGCTCACAAATACGATCACATTGCAGGATGAACAACATGGTGTAAAAAATGTTTGTGAAGTGCACCACATGCTAAAATTTGTATCATAGCCATCTTCTGAAATTATATATCGAAGAACcattgataaagatgcaaagttccGTAGGAAATTTTGAGATGATATTAGGGAACAATATAGTGAAGTTTGGTTTCAACATTCATCCCATGATCTTTGCGGTGCACACTTCTCCAATAATTAGATTCATCGATTTAGTATTATTTTACTCTTGTCCTTGAAGATACACCATTCAATACATAAAATCATGTTTAGTAGTAGATGTTACCATGATTCTTTGTTGATATTATATGTTCAAAATTTCATCAGTGGATTCCATCGGGTGGGTTCGCGATGATAGCATTGTTGTCGGTTGTGTTCGATTGAATGAAGAAAGCAATGAAGAGGGTTATCTGGTCCAAGTTATAAGAAGTGGAGGAGATACATTTTTTGAGGTGAATTGCTCTTCTAGTTCTGGCTGCTTCTCTTTTGATTCACATTTTGTTGTGTGGTGTTTCTTTGGTGAATGTGTCATTTGCTAAATGTTCTTTCTGGGAACATTCTTGGGTAAAGCTACATTTTTTGAGGTGAATTGCTCTTCTAGTTCTGGTTGCTTCTCTTTTGATTCACATTTTGTTGTGTGGTGTTTCTTTGGTAAATGTGTCATTTGCTAAATGTTCATTCTGGGAACATTCTTGGGTAAAGCTACCTCAGTTTGGCAAATATTTATTTAAAGCATATTTATGCACACAAGACTAAGTGTGGTCAGTAGTTGTATGTATTTAAGAAATGTAAATCAAGTACTTATGGTATTATCCTTCAAAACACAATTTATATGACAGAAAAGTGATCCCATTAGATTCACATTCAAAAGTGCTAGTAATGATTGAAATTTTCTATGACAGAAACCACATATTATTGGAGTAATAATTGATCAAAGCCTTGTCTTAATGAATCAGATATATAGTCATTATCTGAATGATAGTCTTGATTTTCATTTTATTGTTGGTTGTCTGTGTGTGAAAAATGGTGTTTTCACTCTGCACATATTGGCAAATAATGCTGAAATCTAGGAATGAAAGCACCCTTTGAGCCATATTGTGCCCGCTGCCAAAGAGATCTCAGGCTTGTCGGATGTGGTAATAATATCAATATTGTCACTGACTTGTAGATTATTCTTCATGAAGACTAATCTTTTGAAGTGGCAGTTGTCACTTGTAACTCCTTGGGAGCAGAGTCCATTAGTAAACTACATGCATGTATGTCTATCCAAAATTACTGAACTGATACTTGGTTCTGCATAAATTTATCCTGAAAAGATGTAGGAATGCCACATATATGCTAAAATCAAGATGTATTAGGCTATTGCCTATTAGGTTCTGTAATGGATATGATCACGTGCTGGTAATGGAGTATTATATTTAACTTAGGAAGGAAAACTCAGCTATATGCGGTGACCCTTTTGTATTGTGTAACAAAACATATTTACTAAGATATTCTAGTTTGTGCTCCCGTTGACTTCTGAATTTCCGTACTGACTGGCTGAAGTAATGTTATTGCTTTCTTAATGCCTTATAGAGCTCAAGCAAGCCAGTTGTTTTTAGCTATGATGTTTTTGGAGGTATCATGGATGATATTTTACCATCTGGAGTTGGACCAAATCTGCTATTGGGCTATCTGCATCGCTGGTATGCAAAACCGGACTCAACATTCTTTATTCAATAATACTTCTTTAATCTATAATCGAGCTATTCTTTATTTCATGTACTTTGTGTGCATGGTGGTGTTGGAAAGAACCTTTTTTCCCATAAATACTATAGGGGAAGCCTCTACGTCGGGAAGAATTATTTAACAGAGTACACCATAGTACCATACAGATAGAATATTTGAAAAGGGTATTTGCAGATGGATTCTGTCCTTGTTACTGTTGTCATGTCTGATATATTTGTGTAATTTGACAGGGATCTCCTGGTTGTTACAAATAAAAAGAGCACTGATGACCACATTTCTCTTTTGAAATGGCCGTCCAGAACTGATGAGGAAAGAACTGTGGTATACCTCGAAATGGTGGAGGATAAATATAGTCCTAGGATTGATCTGCAAGGTATGACATAACTCAGAAAACCACAATAAAATACCCTATTCATTGTTTTGAAAACAATATACTCCTTTTGGCTTTCAGAAAATGGTGATGACAATGTTATATTGGGGTTTGGTGTGGAGAATGTTTCGTTATTTCAGAAGATCACAGTACTGGTTGGACCTGAACAGAAGGAGGTTGCCCCTCAACATCTTCTACTTTATTTGACTAGTGAAGGGAAACTAATTATTTATTATCTTGCCAGGTAAGTTTTTTGTTGAAACTTGGCAGTGCCATAGTTAGATGAAAAGACTGTTTACTTTTGTACTGCATTTCCTATATACTAACATTTTGTTTTGAATATTTTCCTTGTTTTGACACTGTTCTAATTTAGGATTTCTGACCCGTCCGATTTACCTCAAACAAGTCTGTCTACCATTGAGGATAGTAATGTGAATAAACAAATTTCTCCTTCAACTGCGTCTAATAAGGATCTGACTCCAAGTGTGACAAGCTCAATAGCCAAGAGTCTGCTCGCAGGACCTGGGGCATCTAGCGCACCAGCAGGTAAGAGCTCGCTACTCAGGACTCAGGAGTTACTATCTTGCATCTCGACCTTTGCTGGGCTGTTTTCTATATTTCTTACCAGTGTTGGAAACTTAAAGAATTCTGCTATTTCTTTTATTCTTGCAGAGAAAGATCAGCATGGATCAGGAGATGCAAAGAGCAGTTTTCCAATTTCAAATAGCAAGGACATAGCTGCTGGCAGTTCATTGCTTATCTCTTCTGATAAGAAGCCATTGGATACCAAGCAAGTGAATACGGCTTCCCCATTTGCACCTCCCTCTAGCTCAGCACCAACAGGCAACATGAAACCTGGAATGCCTTTCAGCTTTTCAACTGGTAATAATGTTGGTCTAAATTCAACAGGAAGCAAGGGATCTAGTGAACAAGTTTCTTCATGGCAACCGAACAACAGCGGCAGTTTTGTAAGCAGCCAACTTGGTAAAGGTGGCTTCGATTCAGCCAAACCACTGGGAGCATTTGGGGGGTCTCAGAACGCTACAAAAAGTGGTGGTAGCCTTAGTTTTAAATCATCAGTGTTCAGCTCAGATGGATCTGTTCCAGTTAAGACTGCAGAAAGGGATGGGGCTAGTAGTTTTGGAAGCTACCCAGCGCAAACCAGCTACACTACTGAGAGGAAAGTTCTTGGTTCCTCAACTGGCTTAAGTTCTGTGCCATCATTGTCGATTTCTGCAAATAAACCAGTTGGAGCTGCATCTGCTGGGTTTGGGGCAGGAAATCTCGAAGTACCTCCTGTCTCCCGTGGATCACCTCTGCCACAACAAACCATTGGCAAATCACCCAACAACAGGAACCATACGTCAGCGGATTCAAAAAATTTCAAGTTGGGCACAATGTTTGATACCCAACAAGATCTATCTAAGAAGATGTATAGTGTAAGATCAAGCTGTTTTAGTATAATGTTTACTATTAAGCCTTGCTGTGTCATCTTATCTGACTCATCGTGATATACATATCTATCATAAGTATCCTATTGATTGAGTTTCCTAAATACGTTCACCTTGTCTAACTTTTTCAGTGTATTTCCTTTGATATGCATACTCCATTAGGATTCTATTGATTGAGTTTCTTGCATATGTTTACCTCGTTTAACCTAAATAAAACATTCTTTTGCACCAGTCCAGAGAcctgattttttttgttttattctaTTCTTCAATTATTTCATGCTAGGACCATATTCCTCTCGTGACTATAGTAAACATGTTATCCTCCAAATGTATTAAATAATTTAAATATTGGATTTGGATCTTCTTTGCAGTTTGCTACCTCACCGAGCACTTAACTGCCAGAATGCATGTGTTGCATCTTCTCTATTTTGACCAATAAGTTCTGCCCTTTCATTAAACAGATAAATGATATGACCGAGGAGTTAGATACCCTCCTGTCATACATAGAAAAAGATGGTGGTTTCAGAGATGCTTGCATGACCTTGCAGCAGCGTCCTCTTTCAGTTCTTGAGGGTGATCtgcaaaacctcttggaactattgcAGGTCTTCAAGGTAATTTATTTATTTTCATCTGGACTTTTCTTGGGGGTTTCAGACATTATTTGCAGTGCTGCCTGTTCAAAATTATTACTGAACATGTCTTATTGTGAACTCCAGAACAAAGTAGAGGAACAATGTTCAAAAGCTGAAGATCTTCGAAATAAGATGTTCCAAGGTACTCCCTGTTTATACCTGGAAATAGAACAATAGGAACACTTCACCTTAAACTAGAACAAATGCACTGTCATAATGTCGTTAGTGATTAATATATACCTGGAAGAAATAATTTCATCATCATTCAAATCTTTCGATATTGCTATAGACTAGCGCCTTTGTAATCTATAGTTACCTGACATTCCCATGCACTTGGTTTGGTGCCATGTTCTTTTTTGGCAGAGAAGTTACTGAACTGTACCTTTTTTTTGGAATTGATATATTGTATCTCTCATCTATTGATGCTCATAACTTTGCTTACTTCACAATTCCCCTAACACATGCATACTACACATTTTAGAATTTTGAGGCCCCCTTCGAGATATTATTGTTTAGACAGAAAAAGAGTGCATACTATACAATTTCGCTATAGCTGTTAGGTCAGGGTACAAACTGGGGGTTCCTTGTGTTGCATCTGAGCAGATATCTGATGCATCTGGTGTGTGTCTAACAAGATAAATCTGCAGAGAGTTTACCAAAGGCTTTCTCATTGAATCCACTATACCAGTATCTGAGTGCTGTGGGGCCGTCTGCTTTAACAAGCTTCTATTAAGTTGAAATATTAACACTGTTGCGCTGCTTATCAAAATCATGGCATCACTTATAAACTTTCCTAGGCAATGCACCTTAAGTTTACCAGCTGATCTATGAGGATTTTCCAAGTTATTACTGGTAGTTTTGAAGTTTTGTCAATCCCTTGACATGGAAAACATAGTGTCTGTACTCTGGAGAGATAAACAGTTAATCCACTTCCGCCCAAGCTTTTTTCTGGGCGAGGAAAAATGTCCAAATAAACATGTGACCTATGCATTGAATGACCTTATTTTCTGTTTCTCCTCAGTTTCTGCTAGGCAAGCTTATATGAAGGGAGTTCTCACTCAGTCTTCAGATACTCAGTACTGGGATATATGGAACCGCCAGAATTTGAGTCCAGAATTTGAGGCGAAGAGGCAAAATATTCTCAAAGCTAATCAGGTACTACTGTCTAATTCAAGTGCTTTTGAAATATTAATGAACTAATATTGGCTTTTCCTTTTATCATATAGAATTTGACAAATCAGCTGGTAGAGCTGGAGAGGCACTTCAATAATCTGGAGATGAACAAATTTGGTGAAACTGGAAGAGTTGCTTCAAGTCGTAGAGCTGTTTATTCTAACAAGTCCCGGTCTAGGTATTCACCTACTATCTCGGTAGAGTATCCCAATGCATTTTGTTGATATTAACATCAAATGGATGACAAACATGGAACAATATTCAAACAGCTGCTATTGTGATTTTGGtccaaaattaaatcaatcatattgCTAGCATGTTCGGAGAGATCTGTAAATCCCTCTTGACATAAAAGGGATGGATTTTTGCTTGCATGTGTGACCTGT is a window of Triticum dicoccoides isolate Atlit2015 ecotype Zavitan chromosome 2B, WEW_v2.0, whole genome shotgun sequence DNA encoding:
- the LOC119362354 gene encoding nuclear pore complex protein NUP214-like isoform X1, whose translation is MAAPRELDLSDEVEGEMDGTTDFVFRLVGDPIPVLPPASAPLPLFDLQSPPAHPLAVSDRHAAVFLAHPNGFIAARTKALIEASKEAREKGKASTRCAQDCCVTNVPLPGVTLLALSRDQSVLAACTGSEIQFFSATSLLTDKDIKPSSSCSMGRSGTVKDFKWLDNAYIVLSNCGLLSHGSLGQGLKDIMENVDAVDCCKDGNHIAVARKNSLRILSPDLKETCCMALLFQLWPDSDSEGTDIKVDSIGWVRDDSIVVGCVRLNEESNEEGYLVQVIRSGGDTFFESSSKPVVFSYDVFGGIMDDILPSGVGPNLLLGYLHRWDLLVVTNKKSTDDHISLLKWPSRTDEERTVVYLEMVEDKYSPRIDLQENGDDNVILGFGVENVSLFQKITVLVGPEQKEVAPQHLLLYLTSEGKLIIYYLARISDPSDLPQTSLSTIEDSNVNKQISPSTASNKDLTPSVTSSIAKSLLAGPGASSAPAEKDQHGSGDAKSSFPISNSKDIAAGSSLLISSDKKPLDTKQVNTASPFAPPSSSAPTGNMKPGMPFSFSTGNNVGLNSTGSKGSSEQVSSWQPNNSGSFVSSQLGKGGFDSAKPLGAFGGSQNATKSGGSLSFKSSVFSSDGSVPVKTAERDGASSFGSYPAQTSYTTERKVLGSSTGLSSVPSLSISANKPVGAASAGFGAGNLEVPPVSRGSPLPQQTIGKSPNNRNHTSADSKNFKLGTMFDTQQDLSKKMYSINDMTEELDTLLSYIEKDGGFRDACMTLQQRPLSVLEGDLQNLLELLQVFKNKVEEQCSKAEDLRNKMFQVSARQAYMKGVLTQSSDTQYWDIWNRQNLSPEFEAKRQNILKANQNLTNQLVELERHFNNLEMNKFGETGRVASSRRAVYSNKSRSSQTQLSSVYNALNSQLAAAEQLSECLSKQISALNISSPSKKRGAVTKELFESIGLAHTADAAKFSGGTPSKLVQRFPSTKEHTKGMLGPSKSAEPETARRRRESLDRSLASLEPQKTTVKRIAQQQRLKISSDLPFRSNKKMFDSQMAAISQETFGGSPSSSIVESYTSRVHSPIEVLDEKTKPSGPQGNSLFKWVKEPAGSSQGSEQKHLELSGRMKSADQSSKLTPSSPPSFSYTQKDARDRTSSPNVASLGTMHTMPKSNTLTFKTNIAPKTNANTRPDMSPSVSSPMPVKTLSGDSGAGFTLTTKNRYGDQDVPSFGSMKGFGISPQNTGVNKPSLSSEPSKPVVLHGKTFQVSGVSDTMQNSAKASPQVAFSPTSQSSSFPTMSGASSSAASLLSTMQASAAKTSDVSSPTVSSTLPPQESAPKTHPTVPEGTVSCSLPSIPTPVKESLPDLNKNASKPEVVTPEVTGTTVSVSATLTGVPTSESKTALLPVTNSSLPSNPPSIPVPKVVPGATESAVVTSTRKDAGPSNLSSDEDEMDEERPSASADLNLGALSGFGLGSAPSSSPKKPNPFGSAFGTSESKSSSSPFTLTTSPGQLFRPASLSIPSSQPAQPSQSTSSSTFSSAFSSGLGGFGQSAQVGSGQQSGFGQSAQIGAGQQAGFGQPAKIQSGFGQPAQIGAAQQSGFGQPAQIGGGQQSGFGQPAQLGAQQALGSVLGSFGQSRQLGGFGGFASSSSGAFASAPSSNSGFAGAAAGGGFSAAATSVGGGFAAAATGGGFASLASKSGGGFAAAASSAGGFGGAAQGGGFGGVAQGGGFGGAAQGGGFGGGGFGAFGSNNQGATGFSSFGGSGAAGPGRPPADFLTQMRK
- the LOC119362354 gene encoding nuclear pore complex protein NUP214-like isoform X2, producing MAAPRELDLSDEVEGEMDGTTDFVFRLVGDPIPVLPPASAPLPLFDLQSPPAHPLAVSDRHAAVFLAHPNGFIAARTKALIEASKEAREKGKASTRCAQDCCVTNVPLPGVTLLALSRDQSVLAACTGSEIQFFSATSLLTDKDIKPSSSCSMGRSGTVKDFKWLDNAYIVLSNCGLLSHGSLGQGLKDIMENVDAVDCCKDGNHIAVARKNSLRILSPDLKETCCMALLFQLWPDSDSEGTDIKVDSIGWVRDDSIVVGCVRLNEESNEEGYLVQVIRSGGDTFFESSSKPVVFSYDVFGGIMDDILPSGVGPNLLLGYLHRWDLLVVTNKKSTDDHISLLKWPSRTDEERTVVYLEMVEDKYSPRIDLQENGDDNVILGFGVENVSLFQKITVLVGPEQKEVAPQHLLLYLTSEGKLIIYYLARISDPSDLPQTSLSTIEDSNVNKQISPSTASNKDLTPSVTSSIAKSLLAGPGASSAPAEKDQHGSGDAKSSFPISNSKDIAAGSSLLISSDKKPLDTKQVNTASPFAPPSSSAPTGNMKPGMPFSFSTGNNVGLNSTGSKGSSEQVSSWQPNNSGSFVSSQLGKGGFDSAKPLGAFGGSQNATKSGGSLSFKSSVFSSDGSVPVKTAERDGASSFGSYPAQTSYTTERKVLGSSTGLSSVPSLSISANKPVGAASAGFGAGNLEVPPVSRGSPLPQQTIGKSPNNRNHTSADSKNFKLGTMFDTQQDLSKKMYSINDMTEELDTLLSYIEKDGGFRDACMTLQQRPLSVLEGDLQNLLELLQVFKNKVEEQCSKAEDLRNKMFQVSARQAYMKGVLTQSSDTQYWDIWNRQNLSPEFEAKRQNILKANQNLTNQLVELERHFNNLEMNKFGETGRVASSRRAVYSNKSRSSQTQLSSVYNALNSQLAAAEQLSECLSKQISALNISSPSKKRGAVTKELFESIGLAHTADAAKFSGGTPSKLVQRFPSTKEHTKGMLGPSKSAEPETARRRRESLDRSLASLEPQKTTVKRIAQQQRLKISSDLPFRSNKKMFDSQMAAISQETFGGSPSSSIVESYTSRVHSPIEVLDEKTKPSGPQGNSLFKWVKEPAGSSQGSEQKHLELSGRMKSADQSSKLTPSSPPSFSYTQKDARDRTSSPNVASLGTMHTMPKSNTLTFKTNIAPKTNANTRPDMSPSVSSPMPVKTLSGDSGAGFTLTTKNRYGDQDVPSFGSMKGFGISPQNTGVNKPSLSSEPSKPVVLHGKTFQVSGVSDTMQNSAKASPQVAFSPTSQSSSFPTMSGASSSAASLLSTMQASAAKTSDVSSPTVSSTLPPQESAPKTHPTVPEGTVSCSLPSIPTPVKESLPDLNKNASKPEVVTPEVTGTTVSVSATLTGVPTSESKTALLPVTNSSLPSNPPSIPVPKVVPGATESAVVTSTRKDAGPSNLSSDEDEMDEERPSASADLNLGALSGFGLGSAPSSSPKKPNPFGSAFGTSESKSSSSPFTLTTSPGQLFRPASLSIPSSQPAQPSQSTSSSTFSSAFSSGLGGFGQSAQVGSGQQSGFGQSAQIGAGQQAGFGQPAKIQSGFGQPAQIGAAQQSGFGQPAQIGGGQQSGFGQPAQLGAQQALGSVLGSFGQSRQLGGFGGFASSSSGAFASAPSSNSGFAGAAAGGGFSAAATSVGGGFAAAATGGGFASLASKSGGGFAAAASSAGGFGGAAQGGGFGGVAQGGGFGGAAQGGGFGGGFGAFGSNNQGATGFSSFGGSGAAGPGRPPADFLTQMRK